The following proteins are co-located in the Candidatus Poribacteria bacterium genome:
- a CDS encoding sugar phosphate isomerase/epimerase — protein sequence MKWSLNTYQTAQDWSLDETLRIAKVTGYDGVEFLMDFKQQHGFEWDTPRENWKPLKERVAESGLAISSLTSCQVFHSPDASERATSADRVKRVIEMSAYMGCSHVRVLGDRFTPETRDSVIGWVTEALRTLGENAAGSDVTVSIEMHGSFTDPDAAMKLIEGVNLPNVGFVFNSQFVGCEAGSIVSLFSRVAPHITSVHTHQAEKPETFELYRQMFRWLRRIGFSGYISNECAYRGPDPEKVLALYVALFKALAA from the coding sequence ATGAAATGGTCACTGAACACGTACCAGACGGCGCAGGATTGGTCGCTCGACGAGACGCTCCGCATCGCCAAGGTGACGGGCTACGACGGCGTCGAGTTCCTGATGGACTTCAAGCAGCAGCACGGGTTCGAGTGGGATACGCCGCGCGAGAACTGGAAGCCGCTCAAGGAGCGAGTCGCCGAGAGCGGACTGGCGATCTCGTCGCTGACGAGTTGCCAGGTGTTCCATTCGCCGGATGCCTCCGAGCGGGCGACGAGCGCCGATCGCGTCAAGCGCGTCATCGAGATGTCCGCCTACATGGGTTGCTCGCACGTTCGCGTGCTCGGAGACCGGTTCACGCCGGAGACGCGCGACAGCGTGATCGGATGGGTGACTGAGGCGCTCCGAACGCTGGGCGAGAACGCCGCCGGCAGCGATGTGACGGTCAGCATCGAGATGCATGGCAGCTTCACGGACCCCGATGCCGCGATGAAGCTCATCGAGGGCGTGAACCTGCCCAACGTGGGGTTCGTGTTCAACTCGCAGTTCGTCGGCTGCGAGGCGGGCTCCATCGTGTCGCTCTTCTCCCGTGTCGCGCCGCACATCACGTCGGTGCACACGCACCAGGCGGAGAAGCCGGAGACCTTCGAGCTCTATCGCCAGATGTTCCGCTGGCTGCGTCGCATCGGGTTCAGCGGCTACATCTCGAACGAGTGCGCGTACCGCGGGCCCGATCCTGAGAAGGTCCTGGCGTTGTACGTCGCATTGTTCAAGGCGCTTGCCGCCTAG